ATGACGGACAGCATGGCTACCGCGTGGGCGTGGATGGGCTGCTGGTGACAAACATACAGCCTGAGCACAGTGGCAACTATGGCTGCTATGCTGAGGAGAATGGCCTCCGCACCCTGCTGGCCTCCTACAGCCTCACAGTCCGGCCAGCCACTCCTGCCCCAGCTCCACAAGCCCCTGCCATGCCCGGGGCACAGCTGGCACCTGACGTGAGGCTACTGTATGTGCTAGCCATCGCTGCGCTTGGCGGCCTCTGCCTCATcctggcttcctccctcctctaTGTGGCCTGTCTTCAGGGAGGCAGACGAGGGCGTCGAAGGAAATACTCTCTGGGTCGGGCTGGCCGGGCAGGGGGCTCTGCTGTGCAGCTGCAGACAGTTTCAGGCCAATGTCCTGGAGAGGAAGACGAGGGTGatgatggggagggggctgggggcctggaagGTGGCTGCCTCCAGATTATCCCTGGGGagggagccccagccccaccgCCTCCGCCGCCCCCACCGCCACCGGCCGAGCTGACCAACGGGCTGGTGGCACTACCCAGCCGGCTGCGCAGGATGAACGGCAACAGCTACGTGCTCCTGAGGCAGAGCAACAACGGAGTGCCAGCAGGGCCCTGCTCGTTTGCTGAGGAGCTCAGCCGCATCCTGGagaagaggaaacacacacagCTTGTAGAGCACCTGGACGAGAGCTCTGTCTGAGCCCAGCCTCCTAGGACAAATGCTCTTCCAAGCCAGCCTGTCTGCCCCAGGCTGGGCTGCTGCTTCCCCAACACAGCCACTCtaccttcacctccctccccccaactccaggCCCTTCTCCCAACTTTGTGATGTCCCTGTAGGGCTGGCAGAGTCAGGCCCAGCCAAAGTCCCCTCCTCAGTCTCCACAGACCCATCTGTGAGCAGCCCAGGCCCACCGGTGCTCCTCAGAGGTGGGTACTCCCCCAGGACGTGGAATTCTGTAGACCCAGCCCCAGTTCCTATTCCCTTACCCCAAGCACTTGGGAGGAGAGGATGCCAACTTCCTGCCCCAtttgtctgttcaaatccttcctctttctcccaggCAGGGCTCTGCAGGTCCAGATGACCTCAAGGTCACCACCCTCTGCGTGGCCCTATGTGCTGGATGGTCCCGAAACCAGACAAGACCTCTGCCAGCCACCAGAGCCACCTGAGCCCTGCATGCATTCACGTGTGCACACGGATGAATGTCTATCAGCTGGGCTGcagggcccccacccccatctcctggAACATTGTGTTTCATCTCTCCTGGACTTTGGGTACCCTTCCAATGGCCATATCCCATCCTATCTAGGTTTCTCCCCTAGTCCCAGCCCCATGTGGTGACCTCTTTGGCAAAAGCTCGGGAACAGGCCAGTCTGGGGAGGTAGGACTGTGTCATTCCCCTCTTCTTAACGTGCAGCCCTCTTTGGTCAACCTCCTCACCCCCTTGGTCACTCTCAAGAGTGACAGACAGAGCCCCAGGCATGtcccttcacacacacatgcttacaTTTCCACTTGCATTTCTGAGCCTCCCTTTGCTGCCTCGGACCTGTATCTGTTGGGTTTGGTCCATGGACATTTCAGAGGGAGAGCCCTCTCCCATTCAGCTGTCCTCTCAGACATTTCCCTAGGACGGGTGACCAACACTGCAATGAGCCAGCCTCCCTTTTGGGGACCAAGCATTTGCTACCCCCAGAccagagcagggggaggagatCTGATGTCTCACCTGGCACATGAAGCCCGTTCTTGGAACTATGCaaagggcagaggctgggagtTTGGATGCTTGGCTCCCATCCCTGTCCTACCTCACCGGGGCACTTTCAGGGTCCAGGGGCCTCTGAAGTCTCCAGGCCCATATGGGACAATCAAATCCTGACTGAGCTCCCCCATTCCCTTTGGGTGAGGATGACTGTTATTTTTGTAGCTGAGAACGTGGAATCCCACGGGTTTTTACTGCCCTTCACCCAacttctcccacctccaccccacaaTGAATGTATTTATTGTGAGAACGGCTACACTTCTTTAGGAATGCCCCCACTCACCACCAAGGTGGGCAGAACAGGCATGTGACAGAGTGGGGAGCCTGGGctcagctcctccccctcctgtTGGTTAATAAATACCCTCTTTCCCCACAGCCACGTGTGGTCTGCTTGGTCTAGACTGGCCTTCCCCTGGTCACCAGGGGGCAGGCTTCTGATTCTATGGAAATGGTGCTGCAGGGTTGGCTCTGCTCCCCATAAAACCATTTGCAGAGGAAACTGGGATCCTCAGGTTCCATCTGACTGCCCTGGGTGGATATAAAGGCCTTTATAACGTTCTCACTACTCACTGATCATGGTGGTATGGGCATGACAAACAAAATTACAACACTCCAAGAATTCATACAAGGGTGTCTAGGTTTTTACCTCCTAGCTCTTTTCCTCACTATTCCTCCCCCTTGTTTTGGCTAAGCCTAGAAGATGCTCTCTGTTTATCAGCTCTCTTGCTCATCCCCAAGAAGCTTTTCAGTCCCGTCCCTCCCCCCAACAAGGGACAACATGAATTCATTTCTGCAGAGGGGCCTGTCTTCTTGGGGAGTAGTTAGTAGTTAGGACCAGGGCAAGCTTGTTACCAGGGACCTGGCCTAAGAATCAGTCTCCAAGGGTTAGGACTGGATAATCACATGGCCTCTAACACTAACCATCCTGAAGGGTTGTATGTTCCCCTTCTGGTTTTAGGATAATGAAAAATGGGGTTAgacttaaaatatac
The sequence above is drawn from the Panthera tigris isolate Pti1 chromosome D2, P.tigris_Pti1_mat1.1, whole genome shotgun sequence genome and encodes:
- the LOC102952916 gene encoding LOW QUALITY PROTEIN: uncharacterized protein LOC102952916 (The sequence of the model RefSeq protein was modified relative to this genomic sequence to represent the inferred CDS: inserted 1 base in 1 codon; deleted 2 bases in 1 codon), producing MLFQASLSAPGWAAASPTQPLYLHLPPPNSRPFSQLCDVPVGLAESGPAKVPSSVSTDPSVSSPGPPVLLRGRALQVQMTSRSPPSAWPYVLDGPETRQDLCQPPEPPEPCMHSRVHTDECLSAGLQGPHPHLLXTLCFISPGLWVPFQWPYPILSRSPLVPAPCGDLFGKSSGTGQSGEVGLCHSPLLNVQPSLVNLLTPLVTLKSDRQSPRHVPSHTHAYISTCISEPPFAASDLYLLGLVHGHFRGRALSHSAVLSDISLGRVTNTAMSQPPFWGPSICYPQTRAGGGDLMSHLAHEARSWNYAKGRGWEFGCLAPIPVLPHRGTFRVQGPLKSPGPYGTIKS